One Lactobacillus sp. ESL0785 DNA window includes the following coding sequences:
- the glyS gene encoding glycine--tRNA ligase subunit beta, translating into MTKDYLFEIGIEEMPAHVVSRSVKQLADRTRKFLKENGLKFKDIKTYSTPRRLTILVEDLAEKQADIDEIKKGPAKKIAQDADGNWTKAAQGFARGQGMTADDIYFAELKGTEYAYVHVQQEGKQASEILLGMSDIVKAMTFPTKMRWDSHDFEFVRPIHWLVSLFGSDVIPVKILDITAGRKTEGHRFLGDAVVLANSDDYEDALKDQYVIVDANERKDMIVQQMQELVKKHNWRIKLDKNLLEEVTNLVEYPTVFAGTFAEKYLQMPQEVLITSMKDNQRYFEVYDQNDNLINHFIAVRNGNKDFLDNVISGNEKVLVARLDDAQFFYDEDRKYPLSHFVQRLNNVSFHDKIGSMAEKTQRVRIIGDFLAKKWQLADQTIVDFDRASELYKFDLVTQMVGEFTELQGVMGMHYAKLAGENDDVAVAIKEHYMPLSAEGELPQTTVGSLLSVADKLDTIITFFAAGMIPTSSNDPYALRRYAYGIVRILLNQKWSLPFNQVLPEIVALLDGKTAAKLPKSTEQDEEIASFIRDRINQYLQKNKFKYDIVDAVLASSQQDPIRILAAANVLQAHHDDEQFKPVVESLIRINNILKKAKFKGQVQVDSSLFTDNSENELYLGVENLQAVTNLTELYDDFVKLQPIIDHYFETNMIMAKDEAVKNNRLAQLSTISNLADRLGDLSKLVIK; encoded by the coding sequence ATGACTAAAGATTATTTATTTGAAATTGGAATTGAAGAAATGCCAGCGCATGTTGTTTCTCGCAGTGTGAAGCAATTAGCTGACAGAACGAGAAAATTTTTAAAAGAAAATGGCTTAAAGTTTAAGGATATTAAGACTTACTCAACACCTCGTAGATTGACAATTCTTGTTGAAGACTTAGCTGAAAAGCAGGCTGACATTGATGAAATTAAAAAAGGTCCAGCAAAAAAAATTGCTCAAGATGCTGATGGTAATTGGACAAAGGCTGCTCAAGGATTTGCTCGTGGTCAAGGAATGACTGCTGATGATATTTATTTTGCTGAACTTAAGGGTACAGAATATGCTTACGTTCATGTTCAACAAGAAGGCAAGCAGGCCAGCGAGATTTTGCTGGGAATGAGTGATATTGTTAAGGCAATGACTTTTCCAACCAAAATGCGTTGGGATTCGCATGATTTTGAATTTGTTCGTCCGATTCACTGGTTAGTTTCACTATTTGGCAGCGACGTAATTCCTGTGAAAATTTTAGATATTACTGCTGGCCGCAAAACTGAAGGCCATCGTTTCTTAGGTGATGCCGTTGTTTTGGCTAATAGTGACGATTATGAAGATGCTTTGAAGGATCAATATGTGATTGTTGATGCTAACGAACGTAAAGACATGATTGTTCAACAGATGCAAGAATTGGTTAAGAAACATAATTGGCGGATTAAATTAGATAAGAATTTACTTGAAGAAGTCACTAATTTAGTTGAATATCCGACTGTTTTTGCAGGGACATTTGCTGAAAAATACTTGCAAATGCCACAAGAAGTTTTAATAACTTCAATGAAAGATAATCAACGTTACTTTGAAGTTTATGATCAAAATGACAATTTAATTAACCATTTTATTGCTGTTCGTAATGGAAACAAAGACTTTTTAGACAATGTTATCTCTGGTAATGAAAAAGTTTTAGTAGCACGGCTGGATGATGCCCAATTCTTTTATGATGAGGACCGCAAGTACCCGTTGAGTCATTTTGTCCAAAGACTAAACAATGTCTCTTTTCATGATAAGATTGGTTCAATGGCTGAAAAAACACAACGTGTTCGCATTATTGGTGATTTCTTAGCCAAAAAATGGCAATTGGCTGACCAAACAATTGTTGATTTTGATCGTGCTAGTGAACTATATAAGTTTGATTTAGTTACCCAGATGGTCGGCGAGTTTACTGAACTGCAAGGTGTAATGGGCATGCATTATGCCAAGCTTGCTGGTGAAAACGATGACGTTGCTGTTGCCATTAAAGAACACTATATGCCGTTATCTGCAGAGGGAGAATTACCACAAACGACTGTGGGTTCACTACTGTCAGTTGCTGATAAACTTGATACAATTATTACGTTCTTTGCAGCTGGGATGATCCCCACTTCGTCTAACGATCCTTATGCTTTACGACGTTACGCTTACGGCATTGTCCGCATTTTATTAAATCAAAAATGGTCATTACCGTTTAATCAAGTTTTGCCAGAAATCGTAGCTTTACTTGATGGTAAAACCGCAGCTAAGTTGCCTAAATCAACAGAGCAAGATGAAGAAATTGCTTCCTTTATTCGTGATCGGATTAATCAATATTTACAAAAGAATAAGTTTAAGTATGATATTGTTGATGCTGTTTTAGCTTCTAGTCAGCAAGATCCAATTCGAATTTTAGCTGCCGCAAATGTTTTACAGGCACACCACGATGATGAACAATTTAAGCCAGTAGTTGAAAGTCTAATCAGAATTAACAATATTTTGAAGAAAGCTAAATTTAAGGGGCAAGTTCAGGTTGATTCTAGTTTGTTTACAGATAACAGTGAAAATGAGCTTTACCTAGGTGTTGAAAACTTGCAAGCTGTGACTAATTTAACTGAACTTTATGATGACTTTGTTAAATTACAACCAATTATTGATCACTACTTCGAAACTAATATGATTATGGCGAAAGATGAAGCAGTTAAAAATAATCGATTAGCACAATTAAGTACAATTAGTAATTTAGCTGATCGGTTAGGTGATTTAAGTAAGTTAGTAATTAAATAA
- the glyQ gene encoding glycine--tRNA ligase subunit alpha, translating into MAKKKLTIQEMIFKLEEFWSSKGCMIMPSYDVEKGAGTMSPYTFLRAVGPEPWAACYVEPSRRPADGRYGDNPNRLFQHHQFQAVIKPAPENIQQYYLDSLQVLGINPLEHDIRFVEDNWENPSMGCAGVGWEVWLDGMEVSQFTYFQTVGELDVKPTMSEITYGVERLASYIQDVNSVFDLEWGNGVLYRDIFKEAEYEHSKYAFEESNQENLLKFFDVYEKTAKRLLSQNLVQPAYDYILKCSHTFNLLDARGAVSVTERAGYLARIRNLAHEVAVCFVQEREKRGFPLLKNAEDKKAGIEND; encoded by the coding sequence ATGGCAAAGAAAAAATTAACAATTCAAGAAATGATTTTTAAACTGGAAGAATTTTGGTCTTCCAAAGGTTGTATGATTATGCCGTCATATGATGTCGAAAAGGGTGCAGGCACCATGAGTCCCTATACCTTTTTACGAGCAGTCGGACCTGAACCTTGGGCTGCTTGTTATGTTGAACCATCAAGACGGCCAGCTGATGGGCGTTATGGTGATAACCCTAATCGCTTGTTTCAACATCACCAATTCCAAGCTGTAATTAAACCAGCACCTGAAAATATTCAACAATATTATTTAGATAGTTTGCAAGTTTTAGGAATTAATCCGCTAGAACACGATATTAGATTCGTTGAAGATAACTGGGAAAATCCGTCAATGGGTTGTGCCGGTGTTGGTTGGGAAGTTTGGCTTGATGGGATGGAAGTTAGTCAATTTACTTATTTCCAAACTGTTGGTGAACTTGATGTTAAGCCAACTATGAGTGAAATTACTTATGGTGTTGAACGTCTGGCTTCATATATTCAAGACGTTAATTCAGTCTTTGATTTGGAATGGGGCAATGGCGTTCTTTACCGCGATATCTTTAAAGAAGCTGAATACGAGCATTCTAAGTATGCTTTTGAAGAATCAAACCAAGAGAATTTATTAAAGTTCTTTGATGTTTATGAAAAAACTGCTAAGCGTTTACTAAGTCAAAATTTAGTACAACCAGCTTACGATTACATTTTGAAGTGTTCACATACTTTTAACTTACTTGATGCTCGCGGCGCAGTTTCAGTTACTGAACGGGCTGGCTATTTGGCACGAATCAGAAACTTGGCACATGAAGTTGCTGTTTGCTTTGTTCAAGAACGTGAAAAGCGTGGCTTTCCATTATTAAAGAATGCAGAAGACAAGAAGGCAGGCATTGAAAATGACTAA
- the recO gene encoding DNA repair protein RecO, translating into MARELKEVQGIIFKRQKFKEADLLAKIITKENGIITMIARGALRPKSKLGAALLNFSYGTYVIYTSGQGLSNLRTYKEVRQFDGLFNDLTKNAYASFILDLIDHAFVEHQPLSKYYALAEFALQKINAGVDPEMITQIVQMQLLAAYGVEPELRNCVICGKSQGIFDYSIKRGGIICSDHFYTETSRLRLQPKETAILRTIGLLPIARLGSITVNEGTKKATRKAIDRIYRETIDLNLKTKKFLDELKLF; encoded by the coding sequence ATGGCACGTGAACTTAAAGAAGTTCAGGGCATTATTTTTAAAAGGCAAAAATTTAAAGAAGCAGATTTACTTGCTAAGATTATTACTAAAGAAAATGGCATTATTACGATGATTGCTCGGGGAGCATTGCGTCCGAAATCCAAGTTAGGTGCAGCTTTGCTTAACTTTTCTTACGGGACTTACGTTATTTATACTAGTGGTCAGGGTTTAAGTAATCTGCGAACTTATAAAGAAGTAAGGCAGTTTGATGGGTTATTTAATGACCTGACTAAGAATGCTTATGCTTCTTTTATTTTGGATTTAATTGACCATGCCTTCGTTGAACATCAACCGTTGAGTAAATATTATGCTTTAGCTGAATTTGCCTTGCAAAAAATTAATGCTGGTGTAGATCCGGAAATGATTACCCAAATTGTCCAGATGCAGCTACTCGCAGCTTACGGAGTTGAACCTGAGTTACGTAATTGTGTTATTTGTGGCAAAAGTCAGGGCATTTTCGATTATTCAATTAAGCGTGGCGGTATTATTTGTAGTGATCATTTTTATACAGAAACTAGTCGGCTCCGCTTACAACCTAAAGAAACAGCTATCTTAAGAACAATCGGCTTACTGCCAATTGCACGTCTAGGTTCAATTACAGTCAATGAAGGAACTAAAAAAGCTACACGCAAAGCAATTGACCGCATTTATCGGGAAACAATTGATTTAAACTTGAAAACCAAAAAATTCTTAGATGAATTAAAATTATTTTAG
- the era gene encoding GTPase Era gives MTENKKNKSGFVALVGRPNVGKSTLMNNLVGQKVAITSNKPQTTRDKISGIYTTDDMQVVFVDTPGIFKPHLKLDDYMDQASISSLNDVDLVLFMVEPEKIGKGDEYIVQLLKQVKVPVFLVINKVDQVNPNNLLPIIDSYRKLDLFKEFLPISATQGVGITDLIAILHQYLPAGPDYYDPDQITDRPEYFMVSELVREQILKLTAEEVPHATAVWVERMNQHEKGKLQIEATIYVEKSGQKGIIIGKGGKMLKQIGINSRRQIENLLGEKVNLHLWVKVQRNWRSDPSFLKQIGYDKKALS, from the coding sequence ATGACTGAAAATAAGAAAAATAAATCTGGTTTTGTTGCATTGGTTGGCCGACCAAATGTTGGTAAGTCTACTTTGATGAATAATTTAGTCGGTCAAAAAGTCGCAATTACTTCTAATAAGCCGCAGACAACTCGTGATAAAATTTCTGGTATTTATACAACTGACGACATGCAAGTTGTCTTTGTGGATACGCCGGGGATTTTTAAGCCACATTTGAAGTTGGATGATTATATGGATCAGGCCAGCATTTCTAGTTTAAATGATGTTGATCTGGTTTTGTTTATGGTTGAACCTGAGAAAATTGGTAAAGGTGACGAATATATCGTTCAATTGCTGAAGCAAGTTAAGGTACCAGTTTTTTTGGTAATTAATAAAGTTGATCAGGTAAATCCCAACAACTTGTTGCCAATCATTGATTCTTACCGCAAATTAGATTTGTTTAAAGAATTTTTACCAATTTCTGCTACTCAAGGGGTTGGAATTACCGACTTAATTGCAATTTTGCACCAGTATTTACCAGCAGGACCAGATTATTATGATCCTGACCAAATTACTGATCGTCCAGAATATTTTATGGTTTCTGAGTTAGTACGTGAACAAATTTTGAAATTAACTGCTGAGGAAGTTCCACATGCAACTGCAGTTTGGGTTGAACGGATGAACCAACACGAAAAAGGCAAGCTGCAAATTGAAGCCACAATCTACGTTGAAAAGAGTGGTCAAAAAGGCATTATTATTGGTAAGGGCGGTAAAATGCTGAAGCAGATTGGTATTAATTCGCGACGACAAATTGAGAATCTGCTTGGTGAAAAAGTTAATTTACATTTATGGGTTAAAGTGCAGCGTAATTGGCGCTCTGATCCTAGCTTTTTAAAGCAGATTGGTTACGATAAGAAGGCTTTATCCTAA
- the ybeY gene encoding rRNA maturation RNase YbeY, whose product MMPIEITYNDEVNFLKSDARDWQAWIAKLLLLAKKEIAKNNNLAMSINFVDEERSHAINKEYRGKDRPTDVISFAIEDGEDDLDLAAFTADPDFQEDIGDLFMCPSVIKRHSKEYGTGWDREFGYTLVHGFLHLNGYDHIEPDEAKEMFGIQGKVLEEYGLPLYPDQLDEGRGK is encoded by the coding sequence ATGATGCCTATTGAAATTACTTATAATGACGAGGTCAATTTTTTGAAGAGTGATGCGCGTGATTGGCAAGCTTGGATTGCCAAATTATTATTATTAGCCAAAAAAGAAATTGCTAAAAATAATAATCTGGCAATGAGTATCAATTTTGTCGATGAAGAACGCAGTCATGCAATCAATAAAGAATATCGGGGTAAAGACCGACCAACTGATGTTATTTCATTTGCAATTGAAGATGGCGAAGATGACCTTGATTTAGCAGCTTTTACTGCTGACCCAGATTTTCAAGAAGACATTGGTGACTTATTCATGTGTCCTAGTGTAATTAAGCGGCATAGTAAGGAATATGGTACAGGATGGGATCGTGAATTTGGTTATACATTAGTTCATGGCTTTTTACATCTTAATGGTTATGACCATATTGAACCTGATGAAGCAAAAGAAATGTTTGGCATTCAAGGTAAAGTACTTGAAGAATATGGGTTACCACTGTATCCTGACCAATTAGATGAAGGCAGAGGAAAATAA
- a CDS encoding PhoH family protein — translation MAQTNFIPKNPENMQQLVGINDGNLNLMAEGYDISVTDMGNQIVVAGEQDNVLKVIAVLKALDQIVGTGVNIGAPDVVSAMKMADKGTTEYFSDLYKQILIRDAKGKPIRVKNMGQKRYVEAIQKSDVVFGIGPAGTGKTFLAVVCAIAAFKKGEVSRIVLTRPAVEAGESLGFLPGDLKEKVDPYLRPIYDSLYAILGTNTTDRLMERGVIEVAPLAYMRGRTLDDAFVILDEAQNTTDAQMKMFLTRLGFNSKMIVNGDMTQVDLPGRQRSGLIDAQRILKGIDQIKFIRFTANDVVRHPVVAKIINAYEKEDERH, via the coding sequence TTGGCTCAAACCAATTTTATTCCTAAAAATCCGGAAAATATGCAGCAATTAGTTGGAATTAATGACGGTAATCTTAACTTAATGGCTGAAGGTTATGATATCAGCGTTACCGACATGGGTAACCAAATTGTGGTTGCTGGTGAGCAAGATAATGTACTGAAAGTAATTGCAGTTCTAAAGGCTTTAGACCAAATTGTGGGAACGGGTGTTAACATCGGTGCCCCCGACGTTGTCAGTGCAATGAAGATGGCGGATAAGGGAACTACGGAATATTTTTCAGACCTCTATAAACAAATTTTAATTCGGGATGCTAAAGGTAAGCCGATTAGAGTTAAAAATATGGGGCAGAAGCGATATGTCGAAGCTATCCAAAAAAGTGATGTTGTATTTGGGATCGGACCTGCCGGTACTGGTAAGACATTCTTGGCCGTTGTTTGTGCAATTGCAGCTTTTAAAAAGGGTGAGGTTTCTCGCATTGTTTTAACACGTCCAGCTGTTGAAGCTGGTGAATCACTAGGATTTTTGCCAGGAGATTTAAAGGAAAAAGTTGATCCGTATTTGCGGCCAATCTATGATTCGCTCTATGCTATTTTAGGAACTAACACCACTGATCGACTAATGGAACGTGGTGTAATTGAAGTGGCGCCACTTGCTTATATGCGGGGAAGAACTCTTGATGATGCCTTTGTTATTTTAGATGAAGCTCAAAATACAACCGATGCGCAGATGAAGATGTTTTTAACGCGGTTAGGTTTTAATTCGAAAATGATTGTTAACGGCGATATGACACAGGTAGACTTACCGGGTCGTCAACGCAGCGGCTTAATTGATGCACAGCGAATTTTAAAGGGTATTGACCAAATTAAATTTATTAGGTTTACGGCTAACGATGTTGTACGACATCCAGTTGTTGCCAAAATCATCAACGCTTATGAGAAAGAGGACGAACGACATTAA
- a CDS encoding GatB/YqeY domain-containing protein, producing the protein MSLSEQIMADMKEAMKARDKIRLNTVRMIKSALMNEKIKAGHELSPDEELTVLNREKKQREESIAEFTKAKRDDLAEETKKELAVVESYMPKQLSQAELKQIVTETIAEVGAKGKSDFGKVMKALMPKIKGKADGKAASSAVQSQLN; encoded by the coding sequence GTGAGTTTATCTGAACAAATCATGGCGGATATGAAAGAAGCTATGAAAGCCCGTGATAAAATCAGATTGAATACTGTACGGATGATTAAGTCAGCTTTAATGAATGAAAAAATCAAGGCTGGTCATGAACTCAGTCCTGATGAAGAACTAACGGTATTAAACCGAGAAAAAAAGCAGCGTGAAGAATCAATCGCAGAATTTACGAAGGCCAAACGCGATGACTTAGCCGAAGAAACTAAAAAAGAATTGGCTGTTGTTGAAAGTTACATGCCAAAGCAGTTATCTCAAGCTGAATTAAAGCAAATTGTAACTGAAACAATTGCTGAAGTTGGTGCAAAAGGCAAATCAGATTTTGGCAAAGTAATGAAAGCTTTAATGCCTAAAATTAAGGGTAAGGCTGACGGTAAGGCCGCTTCAAGTGCGGTTCAAAGCCAGTTGAACTAA
- the rpsU gene encoding 30S ribosomal protein S21, which produces MAKTVVHENESIDDALRRFKRSVSRSGTLQEYRKREFYEKPSVRRKLKSEAARKRRHY; this is translated from the coding sequence ATGGCTAAGACAGTCGTTCACGAAAACGAGTCTATTGATGATGCTCTTCGTCGTTTCAAACGTTCCGTTTCAAGAAGTGGTACCTTGCAAGAATACCGCAAACGCGAATTCTACGAAAAACCTAGTGTACGTAGAAAGCTTAAATCTGAAGCAGCACGGAAACGTAGACATTATTAA
- a CDS encoding pyruvate, water dikinase regulatory protein: MSEETPKKEVNIIIISDSAGDTAFNNAIAAAAQFPDAQINYRRYPFIIDKKRLEQTFTEIEQYPNLVIIYSLVKDEMQIPVIRFVREHKIQSVDILSPAVEALQKVTGIRPLERIGAQHKMNQQYFDRISAMEFAVMYDDGKDPKGFLEADVVLLGVSRTSKTPLSLFLANKNLKVANLPLVPDTHIPKEIYKIDPKKIIGLTNDLSVLNEIRRQRMISYGLNPDTTYSNTDAIRAELNSAQQLYEKLGCYVINVAHRSIEETAALILRHLGIEEL; this comes from the coding sequence ATGAGTGAAGAAACACCAAAAAAAGAAGTTAATATAATTATCATTTCTGATTCGGCCGGCGATACTGCCTTTAACAATGCAATCGCTGCTGCGGCTCAATTTCCTGATGCTCAGATTAATTATCGGCGCTACCCTTTTATTATTGATAAGAAGCGTCTCGAACAAACTTTTACTGAAATTGAGCAGTATCCTAATTTAGTAATTATTTATAGTTTAGTCAAAGACGAAATGCAAATTCCAGTTATTCGGTTTGTCCGTGAACATAAAATTCAAAGTGTTGACATTTTGTCGCCAGCTGTTGAGGCCTTGCAAAAAGTAACAGGAATACGACCGCTAGAACGTATTGGTGCTCAACACAAGATGAACCAACAATATTTTGACCGTATTTCAGCGATGGAATTTGCAGTAATGTATGATGATGGTAAAGACCCGAAAGGGTTCTTAGAAGCCGACGTTGTGCTACTAGGTGTTTCTCGGACTTCTAAGACACCACTTTCGTTATTTTTGGCTAATAAGAACTTAAAGGTGGCTAACTTGCCTCTTGTTCCCGACACCCATATTCCTAAAGAAATTTATAAAATTGATCCGAAAAAAATTATTGGTTTAACTAATGATCTGTCTGTCTTAAACGAAATTAGGCGCCAACGAATGATCTCTTACGGCCTTAATCCGGATACAACTTATTCCAATACTGATGCAATTAGAGCAGAGCTTAACTCAGCCCAACAATTATATGAAAAATTAGGCTGTTATGTAATTAATGTTGCTCACCGGTCAATTGAAGAAACGGCTGCATTAATTTTGCGTCATCTAGGAATTGAGGAACTGTAA
- the msrA gene encoding peptide-methionine (S)-S-oxide reductase MsrA has protein sequence MTQQEKNSKLTTAIFAGGCFWCMVQPFDSLPGIKQVISGYTGGQVANPTYEQVCSGTTGHTEAVEITFDPTVMPYEKLLEYYWQVTDPTDAMGQFQDRGDNYRPVIFYNSPVQKAAAEKSKAALEASGKFDKPIVTKIEPAQPFYPAEEYHQDFYKKDPSRYELEESGGRAEFIKKHWSK, from the coding sequence ATGACACAACAAGAGAAAAATTCTAAATTAACAACAGCAATTTTTGCTGGTGGCTGTTTTTGGTGCATGGTGCAACCATTTGATAGTTTACCGGGAATTAAGCAGGTAATTTCTGGCTATACTGGCGGCCAAGTTGCCAATCCAACCTATGAACAAGTTTGCTCTGGGACAACTGGTCATACTGAAGCTGTTGAAATTACTTTTGATCCTACAGTTATGCCATATGAGAAGCTGCTTGAATACTATTGGCAAGTAACTGATCCAACTGATGCAATGGGACAATTTCAAGATCGTGGTGACAATTACCGTCCCGTTATTTTTTATAATTCACCAGTGCAAAAAGCAGCTGCGGAAAAATCTAAAGCTGCTTTAGAAGCTAGCGGCAAATTTGATAAACCTATTGTCACTAAAATTGAACCAGCTCAACCCTTCTATCCTGCAGAAGAATACCACCAAGACTTTTATAAAAAGGATCCTTCAAGATATGAACTTGAAGAGTCTGGTGGCCGGGCAGAATTTATTAAGAAACATTGGTCAAAGTAA
- a CDS encoding YitT family protein, with product MDQLDKFNRRYNLLSKISASFFYSLAVAVALNFFWTPGHMYSSGVTGFAQLINTLSERFLPFTLSTSTMYFALNVPLFLLGWFKIGHKFTVFTIITVVLGSFMMHVVNPISMHIDPLVCAIFGGMVNGLGTGFALKNGISTGGIDIIGIVIRQKTGASYGKVNILINLIIIAAAGFAFGWSRALYSALTIFINGRVIDAVYTQHQKLQVIIVTEQPQVIIDGIQEKMHRGITIFHDVEGAYSHNEKTVLITVIDRYDMYDILQIIKKSDPYAFMSVSEVERVYGRFKEQEIV from the coding sequence ATGGATCAACTTGATAAATTTAACAGGCGGTATAACCTGCTTTCAAAAATTTCAGCATCCTTCTTTTATTCGCTTGCCGTAGCCGTTGCTCTTAACTTCTTTTGGACACCCGGACACATGTACTCATCAGGAGTAACAGGATTTGCCCAACTGATTAACACACTGAGTGAACGTTTTTTGCCGTTTACGTTGAGTACGTCAACAATGTATTTTGCATTAAACGTGCCTCTTTTTTTACTTGGTTGGTTTAAAATTGGGCACAAGTTTACTGTGTTTACAATTATTACCGTTGTTTTAGGATCATTTATGATGCACGTAGTAAATCCAATTAGCATGCATATTGATCCGCTGGTTTGTGCTATCTTTGGCGGCATGGTCAATGGATTGGGGACTGGCTTTGCTTTGAAAAACGGCATTTCTACTGGTGGCATTGACATCATTGGGATCGTCATTCGGCAAAAAACAGGTGCAAGTTACGGCAAAGTTAATATCCTGATTAACTTAATAATTATCGCTGCCGCGGGTTTTGCCTTCGGCTGGAGTCGAGCACTCTACTCTGCTTTAACAATTTTTATTAATGGGCGCGTAATTGATGCAGTTTATACCCAACATCAAAAATTACAGGTAATCATTGTTACTGAACAACCACAGGTAATTATTGATGGTATTCAAGAAAAAATGCACCGTGGCATTACTATTTTTCACGATGTTGAAGGTGCGTACAGCCATAATGAAAAAACGGTTTTGATTACAGTGATTGACCGTTACGATATGTATGATATTTTACAGATCATTAAAAAGAGTGATCCTTATGCATTCATGAGTGTAAGCGAAGTTGAGCGAGTTTATGGCCGGTTTAAGGAGCAAGAAATTGTTTAA
- the msrB gene encoding peptide-methionine (R)-S-oxide reductase MsrB — protein MEENKKNERLKQLTNDQYEVTQNAATDYPFRGKYDDFYEPGIYVDIVSGEPLFSSKDKYDAGCGWPSFTKPIKKLNYRRDQSHQMERTEVRSPEADSHLGHVFTDGPSDRGGLRYCINSSALKFIPYEQLEQAGYGEYEKIFK, from the coding sequence ATGGAAGAAAACAAAAAGAATGAACGATTAAAGCAGCTGACTAATGACCAGTATGAAGTTACGCAAAATGCTGCAACTGATTATCCATTCAGAGGCAAGTATGATGATTTTTATGAACCGGGAATTTATGTTGACATTGTATCCGGCGAACCATTATTTTCTAGTAAAGATAAATATGATGCCGGGTGTGGTTGGCCTAGTTTTACTAAACCAATTAAAAAGTTAAATTATCGCCGCGACCAATCGCACCAAATGGAGCGAACTGAGGTCCGTAGTCCTGAGGCAGATTCGCATTTAGGTCATGTTTTTACGGATGGTCCAAGTGATCGTGGTGGATTGCGTTATTGTATTAATTCTTCAGCCTTGAAATTCATTCCTTATGAGCAACTTGAACAAGCCGGCTATGGTGAATATGAAAAGATATTTAAATAA